One genomic segment of Flavobacteriaceae bacterium includes these proteins:
- the infA gene encoding translation initiation factor IF-1 gives MAKQPAIQQDGTITEALSNAMFRVELENGHIVTAHISGKMRMHYIKLLPGDKVKLEMSPYDLSKARITYRY, from the coding sequence ATGGCAAAGCAACCGGCGATTCAACAAGATGGAACCATAACAGAAGCATTATCAAATGCGATGTTTCGTGTGGAATTAGAGAATGGGCATATTGTAACAGCTCATATATCCGGTAAAATGCGTATGCATTATATCAAATTATTACCGGGGGATAAAGTAAAATTAGAAATGAGTCCTTATGATTTATCAAAAGCAAGGATTACTTATAGATATTAA
- the rpmJ gene encoding 50S ribosomal protein L36: MKVRASVKKRSADCKIVRRKGRLYVINKQNPRFKQRQG, from the coding sequence ATGAAAGTTAGAGCATCCGTAAAAAAAAGAAGTGCAGATTGTAAAATTGTACGTAGGAAGGGCAGATTATATGTAATTAATAAACAAAACCCCAGATTTAAACAAAGACAGGGATAA
- the rpsM gene encoding 30S ribosomal protein S13: protein MARIAGIDIPKNKRGVIALTYIFGIGKSRAKEILANAKVDESIKVQDWTDDQIAAIREQAGTYTIEGELRSEVQLSIKRLMDIGCQRGIRHRAGLPLRGQRTKNNSRTRKGKRKTVANKKK, encoded by the coding sequence ATGGCAAGAATAGCAGGTATAGACATTCCGAAGAACAAAAGAGGAGTTATTGCATTAACTTATATCTTTGGTATAGGAAAGAGCAGAGCTAAAGAAATTTTAGCAAATGCAAAAGTTGACGAAAGCATTAAAGTTCAGGATTGGACTGATGATCAAATAGCAGCAATTAGAGAACAAGCAGGTACCTATACTATAGAAGGCGAGTTACGATCTGAAGTTCAGCTGAGCATTAAACGCTTGATGGATATAGGATGCCAACGGGGAATCAGACACAGAGCCGGATTACCTTTAAGAGGCCAGAGAACTAAAAATAATTCCAGAACAAGAAAAGGTAAAAGGAAAACAGTAGCGAATAAGAAAAAATAA
- the rpsK gene encoding 30S ribosomal protein S11 → MAKTSSKKRKVIIESIGEAHIHASFNNIIISLTNKKGDVIAWSSAGKMGFRGSKKNTPYAAQLSAEDCARVAHEAGLRKVKVYVKGPGNGRESAIRSIHNAGIEVTEIVDVTPVPHNGCRPPKRRRV, encoded by the coding sequence ATGGCAAAAACAAGTTCAAAAAAACGTAAAGTAATTATAGAATCGATTGGAGAAGCACATATTCATGCATCATTCAATAATATTATTATTTCTTTAACTAATAAGAAAGGTGATGTTATTGCCTGGTCGTCGGCAGGGAAAATGGGTTTTAGAGGTTCTAAAAAGAATACCCCTTATGCTGCTCAGTTATCTGCAGAGGATTGTGCCAGAGTTGCTCATGAAGCTGGTTTGCGCAAAGTAAAAGTGTATGTGAAAGGGCCTGGAAATGGTAGAGAATCTGCTATCAGGTCTATTCACAATGCAGGGATTGAAGTTACCGAAATTGTCGATGTGACTCCGGTTCCGCACAATGGTTGTCGTCCACCAAAAAGAAGACGGGTATAA
- the rpsD gene encoding 30S ribosomal protein S4, with protein sequence MARYTGPKTKIARKFGEAIFGEDKSFEKRNYPPGQHGNNKRRGKKSEYAVQLMEKQKAKYAYGILERQFSNLFKKASRSKGITGEVLLQLCEARLDNVVYRFGIANSRRGARQFVSHRHITVNGEIVNIPSYSLKEGDIVAVREKSKSLQVVEDSLASSHTVYEWLSWNADKKEGAFVKSPERIQIPENIKEQLIVELYSK encoded by the coding sequence ATGGCAAGATATACAGGACCAAAAACTAAAATTGCTCGTAAGTTTGGCGAAGCGATTTTTGGCGAAGACAAAAGTTTCGAAAAAAGAAATTACCCTCCGGGACAGCATGGAAATAACAAAAGACGAGGAAAGAAATCCGAATATGCTGTTCAATTAATGGAAAAGCAGAAAGCAAAATATGCATACGGTATATTGGAGCGTCAGTTTAGTAACTTATTTAAGAAGGCATCTCGCTCTAAAGGAATTACAGGAGAAGTTTTATTACAATTGTGTGAAGCTCGTTTGGATAATGTAGTATATCGTTTTGGTATTGCAAATTCCAGAAGAGGAGCACGTCAATTCGTATCTCACAGGCATATTACCGTAAATGGAGAAATTGTAAATATTCCTTCATACTCTTTAAAAGAAGGCGATATTGTTGCCGTAAGAGAAAAATCGAAATCATTGCAGGTTGTTGAGGATTCATTAGCATCTTCCCATACTGTTTATGAATGGCTAAGCTGGAATGCAGATAAGAAAGAAGGAGCTTTCGTGAAATCCCCTGAGAGAATACAAATCCCCGAAAATATCAAAGAACAATTAATCGTAGAGTTATACTCTAAATAA
- a CDS encoding DNA-directed RNA polymerase subunit alpha, whose product MAILNFQKPDKVIMVESTDFSGRFEFRPLEPGFGLTVGNALRRVLLSSLEGFAITSLRIDGVEHEFSTIEGIVEDVTEIILNLKQVRLKKQIDETDKETVSVAVSGQEQLTAGDLQKFISGFQVLNPDLVICNMDTSVKLNMELTIEKGRGFVSAEENKSPGTPIGTIFTDSIYTPIKNVKYAIENFRVEQKTDYEKLIFDIDTDGSINPKDALTEAAKILIHHFMLFSDERITLEADEIAQTETYDEESLHMRQLLKTRLIDMDLSVRALNCLKAAEVDTLGDLVSFNKSDLMKFRNFGKKSLTELEELVNVKGLNFGMDLTKYKLDRD is encoded by the coding sequence ATGGCAATTTTAAATTTTCAAAAGCCCGATAAAGTCATCATGGTAGAATCTACAGATTTTTCTGGGAGATTTGAATTCAGACCTCTTGAACCAGGGTTTGGTTTAACGGTAGGGAATGCTTTAAGAAGAGTATTGTTGTCTTCTTTGGAAGGTTTTGCAATTACATCTTTAAGGATTGATGGTGTAGAACATGAGTTTTCTACCATTGAGGGTATCGTAGAAGATGTAACTGAAATTATTTTAAATCTAAAACAAGTACGCTTAAAAAAGCAAATTGATGAAACTGATAAAGAAACCGTATCTGTTGCAGTGTCCGGACAGGAACAATTAACCGCGGGTGATTTACAAAAATTTATATCAGGATTTCAGGTATTAAACCCTGATTTGGTAATCTGTAATATGGATACCTCTGTAAAATTAAACATGGAGCTTACCATAGAAAAAGGTAGAGGATTTGTATCTGCGGAAGAAAATAAAAGCCCCGGAACACCCATTGGTACTATTTTTACGGACTCCATTTACACTCCGATAAAGAATGTAAAATATGCCATTGAAAATTTCCGTGTAGAACAAAAAACAGACTATGAAAAACTAATTTTTGATATTGATACGGATGGGTCTATAAATCCAAAGGATGCATTAACAGAAGCAGCTAAAATCTTAATTCATCACTTTATGTTATTCTCAGATGAGAGGATTACTTTAGAAGCCGATGAAATAGCTCAGACTGAAACATATGACGAAGAATCGTTGCACATGCGTCAATTATTAAAAACAAGACTAATCGATATGGATTTGTCTGTTAGAGCTTTAAATTGCCTAAAAGCAGCTGAAGTAGATACCTTAGGAGATTTAGTATCTTTTAATAAGAGTGATTTAATGAAATTCAGAAATTTTGGTAAAAAATCATTGACTGAATTGGAAGAACTGGTAAATGTTAAGGGGTTAAATTTTGGAATGGATTTAACAAAATATAAATTAGATAGAGATTAA
- the rplQ gene encoding 50S ribosomal protein L17: protein MRHGKKFNHLSRKTAHRKSMLANMACSLIEHKRINTTVAKAKALRVFVEPLLTKSKQDTTHNRRVVFSYLRNKYAVTELFKEIAVKIADRPGGYVRIIKLGNRQGDNAPMAMMELVDYNELYNPKGKKAKKSTRRSRSKKTTNEPVAEGEAVEVEKTTTKETSE, encoded by the coding sequence ATGAGACACGGAAAAAAGTTTAATCATTTAAGTAGAAAAACGGCTCATAGAAAATCAATGTTAGCAAATATGGCCTGTTCATTAATAGAGCACAAACGAATTAACACAACCGTAGCCAAGGCAAAAGCCTTACGGGTGTTTGTTGAGCCGCTGTTAACAAAATCCAAGCAAGACACAACACATAATAGAAGAGTTGTATTTAGCTATTTGAGAAACAAGTATGCAGTAACGGAATTATTTAAAGAAATAGCTGTTAAAATTGCAGACAGGCCGGGAGGATATGTACGTATTATTAAATTAGGAAACCGCCAGGGAGATAATGCCCCGATGGCAATGATGGAATTAGTTGACTATAATGAATTGTATAATCCCAAAGGGAAGAAAGCCAAGAAATCAACTCGTAGGAGTAGAAGTAAAAAAACGACCAATGAACCTGTAGCAGAAGGAGAGGCCGTAGAAGTAGAAAAAACGACCACTAAAGAAACTTCAGAATAA
- the carA gene encoding glutamine-hydrolyzing carbamoyl-phosphate synthase small subunit: MKYKHRTKALILLSDGTIFYGRSVGVKGTATGEICFNTGMTGYQEIFSDPSYYGQLMVTTNAHIGNYGIRHEEVESEGIKIAGLVCRNFSYSHSRAGADGNLADWFTKHNLVAISDVDTRALVTHIRDKGAMNAIISTDIDNIDVLKSQLADTPDMEGLELASKVSTKTPYYIGNENAPYKVAALDIGIKKNILRNIVKREVYVKVFPYNAGFEELEAFNPDGYFISNGPGDPEPLKDARNVAKEIMKRNLPLFGICLGHQVIALANGISTYKMHNGHRGINHPVKNIITGKGEITSQNHGFAIDKEETEAHPDIEITHIHLNDHTVAGIRMKNKNCFSVQYHPEASPGPSDAEYLFDQFIENIKKQKK; this comes from the coding sequence ATGAAATATAAACATAGAACAAAAGCGTTGATTTTATTATCGGACGGAACTATTTTTTATGGAAGATCCGTAGGTGTCAAAGGAACAGCTACCGGTGAAATTTGTTTTAATACGGGGATGACGGGCTACCAGGAAATTTTTTCAGATCCGTCTTACTATGGGCAGTTAATGGTAACTACCAATGCACATATAGGAAATTATGGAATACGTCATGAAGAAGTAGAGTCCGAGGGGATTAAAATTGCAGGTTTGGTATGTAGAAATTTCAGTTATTCACACTCAAGGGCAGGTGCCGATGGAAATTTAGCCGACTGGTTTACAAAACACAATTTGGTAGCTATCTCTGATGTAGATACCAGAGCATTAGTAACCCACATTCGAGATAAAGGAGCTATGAATGCGATCATCTCTACAGATATAGACAATATAGATGTATTGAAATCTCAATTAGCCGATACGCCAGATATGGAAGGTTTGGAGCTAGCATCCAAAGTGTCTACAAAAACACCTTACTATATAGGGAATGAAAACGCACCTTATAAAGTGGCGGCTTTGGATATTGGAATAAAAAAGAACATATTACGAAATATAGTAAAAAGAGAGGTTTATGTAAAAGTATTTCCATACAATGCCGGTTTTGAAGAATTGGAAGCATTTAACCCTGACGGCTATTTTATTTCAAATGGACCGGGAGACCCTGAACCGTTAAAAGATGCACGAAATGTGGCGAAAGAAATTATGAAACGAAACTTGCCTCTGTTTGGTATATGCTTGGGGCATCAGGTGATTGCACTGGCAAATGGAATTTCAACTTATAAAATGCACAATGGACATAGAGGAATTAATCATCCTGTTAAGAATATAATTACAGGCAAAGGAGAAATTACTTCTCAAAATCACGGATTTGCTATTGATAAAGAAGAAACAGAGGCACATCCTGATATAGAGATTACTCATATACATTTAAACGATCATACGGTAGCAGGTATTAGAATGAAAAATAAGAATTGTTTTTCAGTTCAATACCATCCTGAAGCAAGCCCGGGACCCAGTGATGCGGAATATCTGTTTGATCAATTCATTGAGAATATTAAAAAACAAAAGAAATAG
- a CDS encoding phosphopyruvate hydratase: MSSIVNIHARQIFDSRGNPTVEVDVTTESGIMGRAAVPSGASTGEHEAVELRDDGETYMGKGVLKAVENVNILITQELLGVSVFEQNRIDQLMIDLDGTANKSKLGANAILGVSLAIAKAAANELGMPLYRYVGGVSANTLPVPMMNIINGGSHSDAPIAFQEFMIMPVKAKTFTEAMQMGSEIFHHLKKVLHDRNLSTAVGDEGGFAPTLDGTEDALDTIALAVKNAGYVFGEEIMIALDCAAAEFYVDGKYDYSKFEGTAGKIRTSREQADYLATLAANYPIISIEDGMDENDWEGWKYLTDKIGDKVQLVGDDLFVTNVTRLSRGIENRIANSILIKVNQIGTLTETIAAVNMAKNAGYTSVMSHRSGETEDNTIADLAVALNTGQIKTGSVSRSDRMAKYNQLLRIEETLGKTAFFPQEKAYKV, translated from the coding sequence ATGAGTAGTATAGTTAACATTCATGCACGTCAAATTTTTGATTCGAGAGGAAATCCAACGGTAGAAGTAGATGTAACTACGGAGAGTGGAATTATGGGTAGGGCAGCCGTTCCGTCCGGGGCGTCAACCGGAGAACATGAAGCAGTGGAGTTAAGAGATGATGGAGAAACCTATATGGGAAAAGGAGTTTTAAAAGCAGTTGAGAATGTAAATATATTAATTACTCAAGAGTTGTTGGGAGTTTCAGTTTTTGAACAAAACCGGATCGATCAATTAATGATTGACTTAGATGGAACCGCTAACAAATCTAAGTTGGGAGCCAATGCCATTTTGGGAGTTTCTTTAGCCATAGCCAAGGCTGCAGCAAATGAACTGGGAATGCCTTTATATAGATATGTAGGTGGAGTTTCTGCAAATACACTGCCGGTACCTATGATGAATATTATCAATGGAGGTTCTCATTCGGACGCTCCAATAGCGTTTCAGGAATTTATGATCATGCCGGTAAAAGCAAAAACTTTTACAGAAGCAATGCAGATGGGATCTGAGATTTTTCATCACCTGAAAAAAGTGTTACACGATAGAAACTTGTCTACGGCGGTAGGAGATGAAGGAGGATTTGCCCCCACCTTAGACGGAACAGAAGATGCTTTGGATACGATTGCTTTAGCCGTTAAAAATGCCGGATATGTGTTTGGAGAAGAGATCATGATTGCATTGGATTGTGCAGCTGCAGAGTTTTATGTCGATGGAAAATACGACTATTCAAAATTTGAAGGAACAGCCGGTAAGATCAGAACAAGTCGGGAACAAGCTGATTATTTGGCAACATTAGCAGCAAATTATCCAATCATCTCTATTGAAGATGGGATGGATGAAAATGACTGGGAAGGATGGAAATATTTAACTGACAAAATAGGAGATAAAGTACAACTGGTAGGAGATGACTTATTTGTCACGAATGTAACACGTTTATCCAGAGGAATTGAAAATAGAATTGCAAATTCGATATTGATTAAAGTAAATCAGATAGGTACACTTACAGAAACAATAGCTGCTGTAAATATGGCTAAGAACGCAGGATATACCTCGGTCATGAGTCATCGTTCCGGAGAAACAGAGGACAATACAATTGCAGATTTAGCAGTCGCACTCAATACCGGGCAAATTAAAACAGGGTCTGTGTCGCGATCAGATAGAATGGCGAAATATAATCAGCTACTGCGTATTGAAGAAACGTTAGGGAAAACTGCTTTTTTCCCTCAGGAAAAGGCATATAAAGTATAA
- a CDS encoding citrate synthase, whose product MPSKAILQVEGKSYEFPLVKGTEKEIAIDVKTMRGVTNGVITIDPGFKNTGSCLSEITFLDGEKGVLRYRGYAIEELAEKASFLEISYLLIFGDLPTENQLLKFHNDIRSQAIVDDDIKKILDAFPRTAHPMGVLSSLTSALTAFNASSVNVDSEEDMYRAIVKIIGKFPVLVAWTMRKKEGLPLNYGSNSLGYVENVLKMMFERPDQEYAINPVIKNALDKLLILHADHEQNCSTSTVRIVGSSHAGLFASLSAGISALWGPLHGGANQAVLEMLEAIREDGGDTKKYMAKAKDKNDPFRLMGFGHRVYKNFDPRAKIIRVAADQVLDDLGVKDPILEIAKGLEQEALKDPYFVERKLYPNVDFYSGIIYRAMGIPVEMFTVMFALGRLPGWIAQWREMRLNKEPIGRPRQIYTGKKLREFVAISER is encoded by the coding sequence ATGCCAAGTAAAGCAATACTACAAGTAGAAGGAAAATCGTATGAATTTCCGTTAGTAAAAGGAACTGAAAAAGAAATAGCAATTGACGTAAAAACAATGAGGGGGGTAACAAACGGGGTCATTACAATTGATCCGGGATTTAAAAATACAGGATCGTGTTTGAGTGAAATTACATTCTTAGACGGAGAAAAAGGAGTTTTGAGGTACAGAGGATATGCTATTGAGGAGTTGGCGGAAAAAGCCAGTTTTTTAGAAATATCTTACTTGCTAATTTTTGGAGATTTACCGACAGAAAATCAACTTTTAAAATTTCATAATGATATTAGAAGTCAGGCAATTGTAGATGATGATATCAAGAAAATTTTAGATGCTTTTCCCAGAACAGCACACCCAATGGGAGTATTGTCATCTTTAACAAGTGCGTTAACGGCTTTTAATGCCTCATCAGTGAATGTAGACTCAGAAGAGGATATGTACCGTGCTATTGTGAAAATAATAGGTAAGTTCCCTGTTTTGGTAGCTTGGACCATGCGTAAAAAGGAAGGATTGCCTTTAAATTACGGCTCAAATTCATTAGGATATGTAGAAAATGTTTTGAAGATGATGTTTGAAAGGCCGGATCAGGAATATGCAATAAACCCCGTTATAAAAAATGCTTTAGACAAATTATTAATTCTTCACGCGGATCATGAACAAAATTGTTCTACCTCTACCGTAAGAATTGTAGGATCTTCTCATGCAGGATTATTTGCATCTTTATCTGCAGGGATATCTGCCCTTTGGGGTCCCCTTCATGGTGGAGCCAATCAAGCTGTGTTGGAAATGTTGGAAGCAATTAGAGAAGATGGAGGAGATACAAAAAAATATATGGCAAAAGCAAAAGATAAAAATGATCCTTTCCGATTAATGGGCTTTGGACATAGGGTGTATAAGAATTTTGATCCTAGAGCAAAAATCATAAGAGTTGCTGCAGATCAGGTATTGGATGATCTGGGTGTGAAAGACCCAATATTGGAAATTGCTAAAGGATTAGAACAAGAAGCATTGAAAGACCCTTATTTTGTAGAAAGAAAACTATACCCGAATGTAGATTTTTATTCAGGGATTATTTATCGTGCAATGGGAATTCCTGTTGAAATGTTTACGGTTATGTTTGCACTGGGACGCTTGCCGGGTTGGATTGCTCAATGGAGGGAAATGCGTTTGAATAAAGAGCCCATTGGCCGCCCGCGTCAAATTTATACCGGAAAAAAACTAAGAGAATTTGTAGCGATCTCCGAAAGATAA
- a CDS encoding arginase, with protein MEIKIIKNRSDIGAGTRGSDMGIDAMEIAAINKSSDYFYQFDFEDVATENESIYNKVNNSFAKRIQSVLNQCIRLSNHVKVTLQKKNFPIVISGDHSSALGTISGVKGAFPTKRVGVVWIDAHADLHSPYTSPSGNIHGMPLSAALGEDNLDYQINEIARETSELWERIKNIEIPVTKALAEDVVYFGVRDIEDSEDQQIEKLGIKKYTVAEIRYRGLEKCVGEALKRLSACDIMYISFDVDSMDCDMISYGTGTPVTKGFDPYEIIAIINTLVESGKVVCIEFAEINPLLDSKGNKMAETAFEILEEITKAIQKSN; from the coding sequence ATGGAAATAAAAATTATTAAAAACAGATCCGATATCGGAGCAGGTACCAGAGGCTCGGATATGGGAATAGATGCTATGGAAATAGCAGCTATTAATAAATCTAGTGATTATTTCTATCAATTTGATTTTGAAGATGTGGCAACAGAGAATGAGTCCATATATAACAAAGTAAATAACTCTTTCGCAAAAAGAATACAAAGTGTTTTAAACCAATGCATCAGGTTAAGTAACCATGTAAAAGTAACGCTTCAAAAAAAGAATTTCCCTATTGTTATTTCCGGAGATCATTCGTCTGCTTTGGGAACTATTAGCGGAGTAAAAGGTGCATTTCCTACGAAAAGAGTGGGCGTGGTATGGATAGATGCACATGCCGATCTTCACTCTCCGTATACCTCACCTTCAGGAAATATTCATGGAATGCCCCTTTCCGCAGCTTTGGGAGAAGACAATTTAGATTATCAGATTAATGAAATAGCCAGAGAAACTTCCGAGCTATGGGAACGCATAAAAAACATAGAGATTCCCGTAACTAAAGCTTTAGCAGAAGATGTTGTGTATTTTGGGGTTAGAGATATAGAGGATTCGGAAGATCAACAGATTGAAAAATTAGGAATTAAAAAGTATACAGTAGCCGAGATCCGCTATAGAGGCCTCGAAAAATGCGTTGGTGAGGCATTGAAAAGGTTATCAGCATGCGATATTATGTATATTTCTTTTGATGTGGATTCTATGGATTGTGATATGATCTCTTATGGTACGGGAACCCCGGTTACAAAAGGATTTGACCCGTATGAAATCATTGCTATTATCAATACACTTGTGGAAAGCGGAAAAGTTGTTTGTATTGAATTTGCAGAAATCAATCCGTTACTTGATTCTAAAGGAAATAAAATGGCTGAAACAGCTTTTGAAATCTTAGAAGAAATAACAAAAGCAATACAAAAATCAAATTAA
- a CDS encoding IS4 family transposase: MKKTNASTKSSELNSVLSSHFQGKINLARIKLISHFIIALCKVQTVTFEKVANAFETSVDSKSSLRRIQRFIADYSLDGDLIARLIFSLLPKQEGLILSIDRTNWKFGQTNINIFKLGVVYKGVAFPLLFTMLDKPGNSNSQERIDLVNRFIRLFGKDVIKSIVADREFVGNHWLDFLNTNGIKYYIRIRNNFKVELPDKNKTIKVFHLFNPHKINEFVYYPKIVRVNGQLCFLSGCKLYPKNGKPDFLIIVSFNAPDKAFEQYKERWQIEMCFKAMKASGFDIENTHLQDIKRIEKLVLFVMMAFVWCYKVGIYLHQIKPIKIKKHGRMAKSIFKYGLDYIASVLLNPVNQNNMNLTKFLSCT, translated from the coding sequence ATGAAAAAAACCAATGCTTCCACTAAAAGTAGTGAATTAAATTCAGTTTTAAGTTCTCATTTCCAAGGTAAGATCAATTTGGCAAGAATCAAACTCATATCACATTTCATTATCGCCCTCTGTAAGGTACAGACAGTTACCTTTGAAAAGGTAGCCAACGCTTTTGAGACCTCAGTAGATTCGAAGTCATCACTCAGACGTATTCAAAGATTTATTGCTGATTATTCGTTGGATGGAGATTTGATCGCTCGTCTTATATTTAGTCTCCTTCCTAAGCAAGAGGGATTGATCTTGAGTATTGATAGGACCAATTGGAAGTTTGGTCAGACCAACATCAACATTTTTAAGTTGGGAGTTGTCTATAAAGGTGTTGCCTTCCCATTGTTATTTACTATGTTAGATAAGCCAGGGAACTCTAACAGTCAGGAGCGTATTGATCTTGTGAATCGTTTCATAAGACTTTTTGGCAAAGATGTTATTAAATCCATTGTAGCCGATAGAGAGTTTGTAGGTAATCATTGGTTGGATTTCTTGAATACAAATGGAATCAAATATTATATCCGCATTCGAAACAACTTTAAGGTAGAGCTTCCTGATAAGAACAAAACCATCAAAGTATTTCACTTGTTTAATCCACATAAGATCAATGAGTTTGTGTATTATCCTAAAATTGTACGTGTTAATGGTCAGCTTTGTTTCCTTTCCGGATGCAAGTTGTACCCAAAAAATGGAAAGCCTGATTTCTTAATCATTGTATCGTTCAACGCTCCTGATAAGGCCTTTGAACAATACAAAGAACGATGGCAGATAGAGATGTGTTTTAAAGCAATGAAAGCCAGTGGCTTTGATATTGAAAACACACACCTGCAAGATATTAAGCGTATTGAAAAATTAGTACTGTTTGTAATGATGGCTTTCGTATGGTGTTACAAAGTTGGTATATATTTACATCAGATTAAGCCTATCAAAATAAAAAAGCATGGAAGAATGGCTAAAAGCATATTCAAATATGGATTAGATTATATCGCTTCTGTGCTATTAAACCCTGTAAATCAAAACAATATGAACTTGACTAAATTTTTGTCATGTACTTAG
- a CDS encoding PrsW family intramembrane metalloprotease: MELLLLAVTPAMVIIGYIYIRDKFEKEPFKLLVINFFLGAVVSVLITIIFGTILGVLLPVDDEKSIFQMLIKAFIIVALIEEFSKYVIVRYVAQRSKEFNEPFDGIIYAVMVSMGFATLENVIYVFQYGVATGITRAFTAVPAHATFAILMGYYMGKAKFSKNSAILNLTGLFTATFFHGAYDFFLFVHYIPGIWLGAIVSLLIGIVLSKKAIRKHQLSSKFRF; this comes from the coding sequence ATGGAATTGCTCTTACTGGCTGTAACACCTGCTATGGTAATCATCGGATATATTTATATAAGAGATAAGTTTGAAAAAGAACCATTTAAACTGCTTGTGATAAACTTTTTTTTAGGAGCTGTTGTCAGTGTACTAATCACTATTATATTTGGAACAATACTAGGTGTTTTATTACCCGTCGACGACGAAAAAAGTATATTTCAGATGTTGATAAAAGCTTTCATTATAGTTGCGCTAATAGAAGAATTCTCCAAATATGTCATAGTAAGATATGTAGCACAAAGGAGTAAAGAATTCAATGAACCTTTTGATGGAATTATCTATGCAGTGATGGTATCGATGGGTTTTGCGACTTTAGAAAATGTCATTTATGTCTTTCAATATGGAGTAGCAACAGGAATTACCAGAGCATTTACGGCAGTTCCGGCACATGCAACATTTGCCATTTTAATGGGCTATTACATGGGAAAAGCAAAGTTCTCAAAAAATAGTGCAATATTAAATTTAACAGGTTTGTTTACTGCCACATTCTTTCATGGAGCGTATGATTTTTTCTTATTTGTACATTATATACCGGGAATATGGTTAGGAGCCATCGTATCACTTCTCATTGGAATTGTTTTATCGAAAAAAGCCATTAGAAAACACCAATTGAGCTCTAAGTTTAGATTTTGA